CCACGCGGTCAGCGAATTCCAAGCGGATAATTTTCCTTCAATGGGCAATTCTTTGACGAATTCGGAGGCGCTGGCGATGATTTCCGGCGATGGTAACTCCAACTGCACCAAGGCATTTGCAGCGGCTTTCTGGACATCGCGCTTGCCCGTTTTGAGCAAATGGGCCAAGATCGACTGGCTGACACGCCCTTCCGCACCCAATGCACCGATCGCACGAATTGCGTGCACCTTTGCGGCACTTTTCCCGTATAGAACGGTATGGATCAGCTCCGGAATCGAAACTGGGCCGATGGCTTGAACGACGCGAAACGCCGCCGATCGGACACTCGTGCTCGATGCGCCCAATGCGGTCGTGGCGTTTGTCAGTGCCGATGCACTGGCTGGCCCGATGGCAGCAAGACATCGCAAAGCTGCAAACTGCAAGGCGGTATCGTGTTCGTTGGCAATTTCGCCCAGTTTCGAGACGGCCTCAAATGCCAAGGGGCCGAACCGGCTCAGCCGATCCATGGCTTGGAGTTTTTGGGCTTCATCCGAACGATGACTCGCCAAAATGCGGATGTGTGATCGGACCAGCTTTGCGCTCATACGACTCCCTCGAGATGCGTTCTCGCCAAGGGTAGACGGAGTGCGGCAAACTCGCAATGAAATTTTTTCGGCGAGTTGTCCCCTCTTGTTTTTCGTGGTGCCTGAGTTAGAACAGATGAATTGATTCTCGCTTGGCTCCGTCAAGCAGAGTAGACACCGTTTGGAGGATTCGACGTGCTGCGACGTTCGATCGTGCTGGTTGCCGGGCTATTCCTGATGTCTGGCGTTTCGGCACTGGCCCAAGATACGACTGCGGGATTGGCCTGGAAGTTCGAGAAAGACAAAGCCTTCTATCAGAAGGTCTCGACCAAAACGTCGCAGTCCATGACCATCATGGGCACGCCGACCAGCCAAACTCAGGAACAAACCTTCTACTTCAAGTGGACTCCGGTCAAAGAAGAAGGCGGAAAGTGGACGATCAAGCAAACGATCGAAGGCGTCAGCATGAAGATCGATATTGCTGGCAACCCGATTTCGTATGATTCGACCGCCCCAAGCAACTCGGGCAACACCGCCCTGGCCGAATTCTTCAAGTCGATCATCGGCGCGGAATTCACCCTCACCCTCGACAAGTCGTTCAAGGTCGAAAAGGTCGAAGGCCGCGATGAATTCGTGAAGAAGCTCGTCCAAACCAACGCGCAAATGGAACCGCTGCTCAAGCAGTTGCTTTCCGATGACGCCATCAAGCAAATGGCCGATCCGTCGTTCGGCCTGATTCCGCCCGAACCCAAGAAGGTCGGCGAAAACTGGAAGAACGTCAGCAAGCTCGATTTGGGACCGATCGGTTCGTACGAAAACGTCTTCACCTACACCTACAAGGGCAAAGACGCTGCGAACAAAGATTTCGACCGCGTCGAAGTTGCAGTTGCGCTCAGCTACAAGGCCCCGACCACCGGCGGCGATGCTTTGCCGTTCAAGATCAAGTCGGCTGACCTCAAGAGCAACCAAGACAAGGCTCCTGGCGTGATCCTGTTCAACACCAAGACGGGACGCTTGGAAAGCTCGAAGTTCGAGATTTTCCTGGGTGGCAAGCTCGAAGTCGAAATCGGTGGCATGACCACCCCGGTTGAACTCAAGCAAGAGCAAGTGACCGATGTCACCACCTCGGAAACTAGCTTCATCAAGAAGTAATTCGAGTTGGGTAGCCGTTCGTTGAATCCATTCGCGGTATGTTCAGGAGTGATTCTGAACATGCCGCGTTGCCTTTTTCCGCAGGAGCGCAAGCGATGCGATTTGCCGTGCTGGGTTCGCAAGGCCAACTGGGGCGGGATCTCTGTCCACGATTGCCCGGTGAGGTGATTCCGCTGACCCGAGAGCAGTGCGATCTCGCCAATCCGAATTCGATCGCACCGATGTTGGATGAGGTGGCGCCAAGTGTCTTCATCAATTGCGCTGCATACAATCTCGTCGACAAAGCGGAACAAGATCCGACGCTCGCATGGGCGGTCAACTGCTGGGGTGTCCGCGCCCTGGCGCGCGAATGTGCCAAACGCTCCATTCGGTTGGTCCATTATTCGACCGATTATGTTTTCGGCTTAGATGCGGCGCGACAAACGCCCTGGCATGAGACCGACGCCCCTGGCCCCATCAGCATGTACGGCATGAGCAAACTCATGGGCGAATATGCTGTCCTTGCCGCGCACCCGGCCCATCTGGTCATCCGAACCTGCGGCCTGTACGGGGTTTGGGGCAGCGGCGGCAAAGGGGGAAACTTCGTCGAGACGATGATTCGTGTTGCCGGGCAAGGAAAACCGCTCCGAGTCGTGAATGACCAAGTTTGTTGTCCCACCTACACGGTCGATCTGGCCCAGGCAACGATCGCGCTGATCGAGGCCAAAGGGAGCGGCCTGATGCACATCACCAATGCGGAATGGTGTACCTGGTACCAACTGGCTGCTGCGATTTTCCAGCGATTGAACCTCACCGCCGATCTCACGCCGATTACCTCCGCCGAGTTCGATGCCCCGGCCAAGCGACCGCCGTATAGTGTGCTTTCCAACAATCGCTTGTTGACATTCGGCGTTCCCAGTTTGCGAAGCTGGTCGGATGCGTTGGATGCCTATTTAGCCGAGCGATCCCAACGATAATTCCAGCGAGTTGAGCACTCGCCCCTTGACCGGGCAAGGGTTTATCGTATGATGCTGTTGAGACACCGTCTCATTTTCACCAAGATGCTGCTCGCAACTTCTCGGAGTCTCGCAACTCATGGTACCGCTTGAATTTCTTCGTGCTGGTGAATGGGCCGAAGTCGAGCAAGTCGTTGGTGACGGCGACTGGGTGCATCGCATGGCGGAGTTGGGATTGCGAACCGGTTGCAAACTGCAAATGCTGCGACCCGGTTCGCCGTGCATGTTGGCGGTGGGGGCAACCAAACTCTGTTTGCGCTGCGATGATTGCGGCCAAGTGTTGGTGCGCCCCGTGTCGGATCGTGTTCGTATGTGAGATGGCTGATGCAACTCCATGAATTGCCGATTGGTAGCCGAGCGACGATTGAAGCAATGTCCGGCGAGCCGGCTTTACTTCAGCGGTTATACGAATTTGGCCTGCTCGAAGGCGAGACCGTGGAGTTACTCGCTCTCGCCCCGTTGGGCGATCCATTGGAAATTCGGATCGGTCGGACACGATTGAGTTTACGTCGATCGGAAGCGGCTTGTATTGCTGTTCGCGTGTCGGACCGTTGATGCGGAATCCGTGCCCATTTTTACCCTCCTCTGAACTCCCGGTCATCGCATGGCAGATTCGACTACCTACACGGTCGCGTTGGTGGGCAACCCCAATGCCGGCAAATCCACCCTTTTCAATGCCCTGTCCGGATTGCGACAACGCACGGGAAATTATCCCGGTGTGACCGTCGAAATGAAAAAGGGGACGGTTTCGGTTGGTAATGCGACCTTGGAGTTGATCGATCTACCGGGAACGTACTCCCTTGCGGCCCGAAGTCTCGACGAATTAGTCGCGGTGGATCTGTTGTTGGGCCATCAACCGGGGGAAAAACGGCCCGATGTGATTGTGGCCATTGCAGATGCGTGCAATCTCGATCGGCATTTGTATCTGGCAACGCAGCTTTGCGATCTCGGGACGCCGGTGGTTTTGGCGCTGTCGATGATGGATGTGGCCGAATCGCAGCAGATTCGCATTCAAGTGCAAGAGTTGGGCCGCCGGTTGAATGTGCCCGTGGTGCCGATTCAGGCCCATCATGGCAAGGGACTTCAAGAACTCAAACAAGCGATTGTGGATGCTGCGACTCGTGGCACGCCCCCGACCGGCCCGACGATGCCTGCCGCGTTTCAAGACGCGGTGCACGCGCTCGCGCAGCAATTCAACGGGAAATATGAGCCATTCTTGTTGCAACGATTGCTGTTGGATGTCGGAGGCAGCACCGAAGCCCGATTGATCCAGCAGGAACCCACGCTGCAGCAACGACTTCCGGAAATTCGGCAATCGCTGCAAGCGGCGGGGTGCCCGGTCCCGGCGATTGAGCCGATGACGCGCTACTCCTGGATTCGCAAGCTGCTCGCCGAGGTGGTGCAACGATCGGAAGTCGAGAAAGTCACTTGGAATGATCGATTGGATCGTGTGTTGACCCATCGAATTTGGGGAACACTAATCTTTCTATCGCTCATGTTTGTGATGTTCTTTTCGATTTTCGAGTGGGCCGGGCCGCTCATGGATTTCATCTCCGACGGCAAGGACTGGCTTGCGGCCCGCGTTGAGGCCAACATGGAGCCGGGCGTGTTTCGCAGTCTGCTCATTGGCGGGGTGATTGACGGCGTGGGCGGAGTCGTCGTCTTTCTGCCACAAATCCTGATTCTGTTTGCGTTTATCGCCGTTCTGGAAGACTGCGGGTACATGTCGCGGGCTGCGTTTGTGATGGACAAACTCATGTCTCGTTGCGGACTGAACGGGAAATCGTTTATTCCGCTGCTCTCGTCGCTGGCCTGCGCGGTGCCCGGCGTGATGGCCACTCGGGTAATTGAGAATCGTCGCGATCGACTCGCAACGATCCTTGTCGCCCCGCTGATGAGCTGTTCGGCACGGCTTCCCGTTTATCTGCTGGTGACGGGGACGCTATTCACCGATCCGAAATGGCTGGCACCCGTTGTGATGTTCGCCATGTATCTCCTCGGGTTGATTATTGCTCCGATTGTTGCTCTTGTGTTCAAGCGGACCATCCTGAAGGGGGCCACCCCGGTGTTCGTGATGGAGATGCCGCCGTTGCGCTGGCCGTTGCTCCGGAACGTCATCCGCCGCATGGTGGAGGCAGGCTGGGCCTTCCTGAAGCGAGCGGGCACCTTCATCCTCGCATCAATGATTATTGTTTGGGCATTGCTCTATTTCCCCAATGGCGATTACGAAACGCGGCTTCAAGAGCAGGCCGAATCGATCGAACTCCTGACGGAACAACGAGATGCGCTTCCGGAAGGGGAATCTCCCGAACGGCTCCAGCTCGAATCGCAGATTGAAGATCAGGAATCCGCCCGCAATCGACTGTATGCCGAATGGAAAGAGCAGACCTATCTGGGCCGCGTGGGGCATGCCCTTGAGCCGGTGTTCCTACCGCTGGGTTGGGACTGGAAAGTGGGCATGGCAGCGTTGGCTAGCTTCCCCGCTCGTGAAGTGATTGTTGGAACAATGGGAATTTTGTACCAACAAGGGGATGTGGATCCGGGAGTTCTCGAAGAAGAGGACAACCAAGTTG
This DNA window, taken from Tuwongella immobilis, encodes the following:
- a CDS encoding DUF6263 family protein, which codes for MLRRSIVLVAGLFLMSGVSALAQDTTAGLAWKFEKDKAFYQKVSTKTSQSMTIMGTPTSQTQEQTFYFKWTPVKEEGGKWTIKQTIEGVSMKIDIAGNPISYDSTAPSNSGNTALAEFFKSIIGAEFTLTLDKSFKVEKVEGRDEFVKKLVQTNAQMEPLLKQLLSDDAIKQMADPSFGLIPPEPKKVGENWKNVSKLDLGPIGSYENVFTYTYKGKDAANKDFDRVEVAVALSYKAPTTGGDALPFKIKSADLKSNQDKAPGVILFNTKTGRLESSKFEIFLGGKLEVEIGGMTTPVELKQEQVTDVTTSETSFIKK
- the rfbD gene encoding dTDP-4-dehydrorhamnose reductase — its product is MRFAVLGSQGQLGRDLCPRLPGEVIPLTREQCDLANPNSIAPMLDEVAPSVFINCAAYNLVDKAEQDPTLAWAVNCWGVRALARECAKRSIRLVHYSTDYVFGLDAARQTPWHETDAPGPISMYGMSKLMGEYAVLAAHPAHLVIRTCGLYGVWGSGGKGGNFVETMIRVAGQGKPLRVVNDQVCCPTYTVDLAQATIALIEAKGSGLMHITNAEWCTWYQLAAAIFQRLNLTADLTPITSAEFDAPAKRPPYSVLSNNRLLTFGVPSLRSWSDALDAYLAERSQR
- a CDS encoding FeoA family protein, whose protein sequence is MVPLEFLRAGEWAEVEQVVGDGDWVHRMAELGLRTGCKLQMLRPGSPCMLAVGATKLCLRCDDCGQVLVRPVSDRVRM
- a CDS encoding FeoA family protein, whose translation is MQLHELPIGSRATIEAMSGEPALLQRLYEFGLLEGETVELLALAPLGDPLEIRIGRTRLSLRRSEAACIAVRVSDR
- the feoB gene encoding ferrous iron transport protein B; amino-acid sequence: MADSTTYTVALVGNPNAGKSTLFNALSGLRQRTGNYPGVTVEMKKGTVSVGNATLELIDLPGTYSLAARSLDELVAVDLLLGHQPGEKRPDVIVAIADACNLDRHLYLATQLCDLGTPVVLALSMMDVAESQQIRIQVQELGRRLNVPVVPIQAHHGKGLQELKQAIVDAATRGTPPTGPTMPAAFQDAVHALAQQFNGKYEPFLLQRLLLDVGGSTEARLIQQEPTLQQRLPEIRQSLQAAGCPVPAIEPMTRYSWIRKLLAEVVQRSEVEKVTWNDRLDRVLTHRIWGTLIFLSLMFVMFFSIFEWAGPLMDFISDGKDWLAARVEANMEPGVFRSLLIGGVIDGVGGVVVFLPQILILFAFIAVLEDCGYMSRAAFVMDKLMSRCGLNGKSFIPLLSSLACAVPGVMATRVIENRRDRLATILVAPLMSCSARLPVYLLVTGTLFTDPKWLAPVVMFAMYLLGLIIAPIVALVFKRTILKGATPVFVMEMPPLRWPLLRNVIRRMVEAGWAFLKRAGTFILASMIIVWALLYFPNGDYETRLQEQAESIELLTEQRDALPEGESPERLQLESQIEDQESARNRLYAEWKEQTYLGRVGHALEPVFLPLGWDWKVGMAALASFPAREVIVGTMGILYQQGDVDPGVLEEEDNQVASRFRNAILSDWKAHPVLGPYPTLTGLSLMVFFALCCQCVSTLAVIRRETQSWTWPVVTFVYMTTLAYVAALLVFQIGKLFV